One stretch of Methanocellales archaeon DNA includes these proteins:
- a CDS encoding DHH family phosphoesterase, translating to MLAFIIMQKTQKKEGMLTKKAPKYAILGCGSVGFAVANELRAQGKEFIVIDKDPQRVESLRDQKLEAIQGNISDPKALRRANLERFGAVLILSSNVQANQSALKIVQEISPVINTVVRAIDPVTKEKLEDAGADMVLLPSSIIATTAVQYLERVEAVRHGRELLKLLKGVGRGGKLGVVIHDNPDPDAIASGLALKYMAEHIGIGAEVLYQGDIGHQENRAFINLLKIQLKRINESNLSEFNKIALVDTALPGANNSLPEGVKVDIVVDHHPVEIEKVGATYYDIRPNMGATATIMTEYLQELGISITKELATALLYGIRTDTHEFKMETDPADLTAAAFLYPLADHDLLGKVEMPSMSTETLDILGEAIQSRRIKGSYLISNVGLIRDRDAIPQAADYLLNLEGITTVIVFGLGGENIYISGRSKDIRLNIGNAMRAAFGDIGSAGGHSTAAAAQIPLGVFSGVKDKQTIMRLSEEAVMKRFLAAVGEKEGE from the coding sequence ATGTTAGCATTCATTATCATGCAAAAGACACAGAAAAAAGAGGGAATGTTAACTAAAAAAGCGCCTAAATATGCCATTCTAGGTTGTGGCAGTGTCGGCTTTGCAGTTGCCAACGAGCTTAGGGCACAAGGTAAAGAGTTCATCGTCATCGATAAAGATCCTCAACGAGTTGAATCTCTTAGAGATCAAAAACTTGAAGCAATACAAGGCAACATCAGTGATCCCAAGGCATTGAGGCGGGCTAATCTAGAAAGGTTCGGGGCTGTGCTAATACTCAGTTCAAACGTTCAGGCAAATCAAAGTGCGCTCAAGATCGTCCAAGAGATATCCCCTGTTATCAATACAGTGGTAAGGGCAATAGACCCGGTGACCAAGGAGAAATTAGAAGATGCTGGCGCAGATATGGTCCTTCTCCCGTCCTCGATCATAGCAACTACTGCCGTACAATATCTCGAGCGCGTCGAAGCCGTTCGACATGGGAGGGAGTTGCTCAAACTCTTGAAGGGAGTTGGGAGGGGCGGCAAGCTGGGGGTTGTCATCCATGATAATCCGGATCCAGACGCAATCGCAAGTGGTTTGGCATTGAAATATATGGCAGAGCATATTGGCATAGGTGCAGAGGTACTCTATCAAGGCGATATTGGTCACCAAGAGAATCGGGCATTCATAAACCTACTTAAGATCCAATTAAAACGAATCAACGAATCGAATTTGAGTGAATTCAACAAAATCGCGCTTGTAGATACGGCTCTTCCAGGCGCCAATAACTCACTGCCAGAAGGTGTGAAGGTCGACATAGTGGTAGACCACCACCCAGTCGAGATCGAAAAAGTCGGCGCAACTTATTATGATATCCGACCTAACATGGGTGCAACAGCTACTATAATGACTGAGTATCTCCAAGAGTTGGGCATCTCGATTACTAAAGAACTTGCAACTGCACTGCTTTATGGCATAAGAACCGATACGCATGAGTTCAAGATGGAGACAGACCCCGCAGATTTGACGGCAGCGGCGTTTTTGTATCCTCTAGCAGATCACGACCTGCTCGGAAAGGTTGAGATGCCGTCGATGTCCACTGAAACGCTGGATATCTTGGGCGAAGCTATCCAAAGCAGGCGCATTAAAGGAAGCTATTTGATTTCGAATGTAGGTCTGATAAGAGATAGGGATGCAATCCCTCAGGCTGCGGATTATCTCCTAAATCTTGAGGGAATAACGACTGTTATCGTGTTCGGACTTGGTGGTGAAAACATCTATATTTCCGGAAGGAGCAAAGACATCAGACTGAACATCGGAAATGCGATGAGGGCGGCTTTTGGGGATATTGGCTCTGCTGGTGGGCATTCTACAGCTGCTGCTGCACAGATTCCCTTGGGGGTTTTCAGTGGAGTGAAGGACAAACAAACGATCATGCGTTTGTCCGAAGAGGCGGTGATGAAAAGGTTCTTGGCAGCAGTTGGTGAGAAAGAGGGCGAATAA
- a CDS encoding tRNA pseudouridine(54/55) synthase Pus10 → MNLLDIAIRILEEGPICDHCLGRQFAKLSTGLTNEERGGALKTALAMLGHQKFKEGDSSLLKRLAPCTKQARSILNIDGTDEKCWLCNDLFQSLDVWVQRSLTLLKKYQYDTFLVCTKVSGLLAENEEILWAATSSTIWAEPLKSELNREIGKLIQEETDKEVDFDRPDIFVLLNLAEDKVELQSSSLFIYGRYKKLARGIPQTRWSCPLCQGEGCEDCDYKGTLYTTSVEGLMKDPVMEFSGGTDVILHGAGREDIDALMLGTGRPFVLEVKEPLYRHFDLTDLENSINRSAENRIEIKGLGFVEKKMVAEVKTADADKVYRLRLTFSEAVSEEELKASLDRLCTKIKQRTPSRVAHRRSDKVRARTVHFAKLMDLDTEGATICIRCESGLYVKELISGDDERTNPNLSELLGTKVWVKELDVIGVKHARLKKKNEI, encoded by the coding sequence ATGAACCTACTTGATATTGCAATTAGGATTTTGGAGGAGGGGCCAATATGCGACCATTGTTTAGGAAGACAGTTTGCAAAGCTATCTACTGGGCTGACAAATGAGGAAAGGGGCGGTGCATTAAAGACCGCCTTAGCTATGCTTGGTCATCAAAAGTTTAAGGAAGGCGACTCCTCCCTCCTCAAAAGACTTGCACCGTGCACAAAGCAGGCTAGATCCATTTTGAACATTGATGGGACTGACGAGAAGTGCTGGCTTTGCAACGATCTGTTCCAGAGCTTGGATGTTTGGGTTCAGCGGTCACTGACGTTGCTTAAAAAATACCAATATGATACCTTTCTCGTCTGCACAAAGGTATCAGGACTGCTTGCCGAGAACGAGGAGATACTATGGGCGGCAACATCCAGCACAATATGGGCTGAACCGCTCAAATCAGAATTGAATCGAGAGATCGGAAAGTTGATTCAAGAAGAGACCGATAAAGAGGTTGATTTTGATCGACCCGACATCTTCGTCCTGCTTAATCTAGCCGAGGACAAAGTCGAATTGCAAAGCAGTTCCTTGTTCATATATGGTCGATACAAGAAACTTGCCAGGGGAATACCACAAACGAGGTGGTCTTGCCCACTGTGTCAAGGTGAAGGATGCGAAGACTGTGATTACAAAGGGACACTTTACACAACATCCGTGGAGGGACTGATGAAAGATCCCGTAATGGAATTCAGTGGGGGAACGGATGTCATACTTCACGGCGCTGGACGCGAAGATATAGATGCACTCATGCTCGGAACGGGAAGACCTTTCGTGTTGGAGGTAAAAGAGCCACTCTATCGGCATTTCGATCTGACAGACCTAGAGAACAGCATCAATAGATCGGCGGAGAATAGGATTGAGATAAAGGGGCTGGGATTCGTTGAAAAGAAAATGGTGGCGGAGGTCAAAACTGCCGATGCAGATAAAGTTTATAGGCTCAGACTCACATTTAGTGAAGCAGTTTCGGAGGAGGAACTAAAAGCTTCACTGGATAGATTATGTACTAAAATCAAACAAAGAACGCCCAGTAGGGTAGCACATCGGCGATCTGACAAAGTCAGAGCAAGAACTGTGCATTTCGCCAAACTCATGGATTTGGATACAGAGGGCGCGACTATTTGCATCAGGTGTGAATCCGGGTTGTACGTCAAGGAACTGATTTCTGGTGATGATGAAAGGACAAATCCGAACCTTTCCGAACTTCTCGGAACTAAAGTATGGGTTAAGGAATTAGACGTCATTGGGGTTAAACATGCCAGGCTCAAGAAGAAAAACGAGATATAA
- a CDS encoding RNA polymerase Rpb4 family protein yields the protein MIIKEVVSEELLTLAEVKDILNKIRDERLKNGEELRYEQRRAIEHANKFAKTSAESSRALAKALLKLEKMKPEIAIHITDIMPKTKDELRSIYAKERYTLVEKELETILSLVNDHA from the coding sequence ATGATCATAAAAGAAGTTGTAAGCGAGGAGCTATTAACTCTTGCTGAGGTAAAGGACATCCTAAATAAAATTCGGGATGAAAGGCTAAAAAATGGGGAAGAGCTGAGATATGAGCAAAGGCGGGCAATTGAGCACGCCAATAAGTTTGCAAAGACCAGCGCAGAGTCATCCCGTGCTTTGGCAAAGGCTCTCCTCAAACTAGAGAAAATGAAACCAGAAATCGCCATCCATATTACCGATATAATGCCAAAGACAAAAGATGAGCTTAGGTCGATATACGCAAAGGAACGATATACGCTTGTAGAAAAAGAGCTAGAGACGATATTGAGTCTTGTTAACGATCACGCCTAG
- a CDS encoding PRC-barrel domain-containing protein, with translation MVGGDRRGEDRIDMRAEITSLFGLDVYTDQGKRVGKVNDVVLDADDRRVTGLAVSDVNPDLFDVQSRGIIIPYRWVLSVGDVVVIKQTTGRIKQEAKQE, from the coding sequence ATGGTAGGTGGAGATAGGAGAGGAGAGGATAGGATAGATATGAGAGCAGAAATAACGTCTCTATTTGGCTTAGACGTTTACACGGATCAGGGGAAACGCGTTGGAAAAGTCAACGACGTGGTGCTTGATGCAGATGACAGGAGGGTAACTGGGTTGGCGGTTTCTGATGTTAACCCAGATTTATTTGATGTTCAGAGTAGGGGCATCATCATCCCGTACAGATGGGTGCTCTCGGTTGGAGACGTCGTCGTTATAAAGCAAACAACTGGCCGCATTAAGCAAGAAGCAAAACAAGAGTAA
- a CDS encoding aspartate kinase, giving the protein MKFGGTSVADGSKIKNVASLIKRFYDEKNEIIIVVSALSGVTDQLEKAARKAAEDGGIADVKAFIEHLRGRHYAVAQEAVAEGEIKVVIEELDARLKDLENALISICHLRELTARSHDYLSSFGERLSAPILSASLKSMNLRSIALTGGDAGIVTDSNFKCARPLLDMTYVKVKERIYPLLEKKIIPVITGFVAADAKGIITTLSRGGSDYTASIIGAAIDADEIWIWTDVDGIMTADPRIISEARTLPIISYLEAMELSYFGAKVLHPKTIEPAIQKGITVRVRNTFNPDHPGTLIIKAHEHIKDIVKAVTLIQNIALINISGSGMAGTPGVAGRVFSALGRIGANIMMISQGSSEANISLVIDKTQLDISLHALQTEFTENIIKDISYDENVCVIAVVGDGMAGTPGVAGRVFSALGRIGANIMMISQGSSEANISFVVNRSDAQKALRALHDEFKLGVER; this is encoded by the coding sequence ATGAAATTTGGGGGGACATCCGTCGCTGATGGCTCCAAGATAAAAAATGTGGCATCGCTGATCAAGCGGTTTTACGATGAAAAAAATGAGATCATTATCGTAGTTTCAGCACTATCTGGCGTTACCGACCAATTGGAGAAAGCTGCCAGAAAAGCCGCGGAAGATGGCGGAATAGCTGACGTGAAAGCTTTCATCGAGCATCTTAGGGGGCGTCACTATGCGGTTGCGCAGGAAGCGGTTGCAGAAGGGGAAATAAAAGTTGTAATCGAGGAGTTGGATGCGAGATTGAAAGATCTGGAGAACGCCTTGATCAGCATCTGCCATCTGAGAGAGCTCACGGCTAGGTCACACGATTACCTGTCATCGTTCGGAGAGCGGCTGTCTGCCCCAATTCTCTCAGCTTCGCTGAAATCGATGAATTTGCGCTCAATAGCGCTCACGGGCGGAGATGCCGGTATTGTGACTGATAGCAATTTCAAATGTGCGAGACCTTTATTGGATATGACCTATGTCAAAGTCAAAGAGCGAATTTATCCACTGCTCGAGAAAAAGATCATTCCAGTTATAACTGGATTTGTGGCAGCTGACGCCAAAGGTATCATCACGACGTTAAGTCGGGGTGGCTCTGATTATACTGCATCCATCATAGGGGCTGCAATAGATGCCGATGAGATTTGGATATGGACCGATGTTGACGGAATCATGACTGCAGACCCGAGGATAATTTCTGAGGCAAGAACGCTGCCTATAATCTCTTACTTGGAAGCAATGGAGCTCTCCTACTTCGGAGCAAAGGTACTCCATCCGAAAACCATAGAGCCAGCCATTCAAAAAGGAATCACAGTACGCGTTAGGAACACATTCAATCCCGATCATCCCGGAACCCTCATCATAAAAGCACATGAACATATCAAAGATATTGTAAAGGCAGTGACATTGATACAAAACATCGCACTGATTAATATTAGTGGCTCTGGCATGGCTGGCACTCCTGGCGTAGCAGGTCGTGTCTTCTCTGCATTGGGCAGAATTGGAGCGAATATCATGATGATCTCTCAAGGCTCTTCAGAGGCCAACATATCTCTGGTGATAGACAAAACACAACTAGATATCTCTCTCCATGCGCTTCAGACGGAATTTACCGAAAATATAATAAAAGATATATCTTATGATGAAAACGTCTGTGTTATTGCGGTTGTAGGTGATGGTATGGCTGGCACTCCTGGCGTAGCAGGCCGTGTCTTCTCTGCATTGGGCAGAATTGGAGCGAATATCATGATGATCTCTCAAGGCTCTTCAGAGGCCAATATATCTTTTGTTGTAAACAGATCAGATGCACAGAAGGCT
- a CDS encoding CBS domain-containing protein, protein MKTSIQLGKIIGIPIRLHISFLLILPLFAYAFATTNTPSGEWMQSHTLGLLNTPIGFGGMGNSLIRYVSGTIVTLTLFSCVLLHELGHSYMAKRHGIGIKSITLIIFGGISSMEEIPPDPRIESKVAVAGPSVSLAMGLSFYFMYSLLEFVSLGIVRTSVGMLAFYNLILCGFNLLPAFPMDGGRLLRSWLAKRMSYLDATNKAVSVGKTFALIMGTFGLFYGGFWFILIAFFVYIGASEEKKATEVTVALRGVKVRDIMTSDVKAVKPDMLVSELVDLMFKEKHMGYPVVDDNVIGIVTFNDIRQIPSDKRDSIYVANIMTREVISVQPDDDAITALKLLSKHDIGRLIVMEEGAMVGIVSRADLVRSLELLGQMRL, encoded by the coding sequence ATGAAAACATCAATACAATTGGGAAAGATAATCGGGATACCTATAAGGTTGCATATCAGCTTCCTTTTGATATTGCCTCTGTTCGCATATGCATTTGCGACGACAAATACGCCCTCTGGGGAATGGATGCAGTCGCATACATTGGGCCTATTAAATACCCCCATCGGCTTTGGTGGCATGGGGAATTCGCTGATAAGATATGTTTCCGGCACGATTGTAACCCTCACATTATTCTCTTGCGTCCTGCTGCATGAACTGGGACATTCCTATATGGCAAAGAGGCATGGAATAGGGATAAAAAGCATAACCTTGATAATATTCGGTGGAATCTCTTCCATGGAGGAGATCCCCCCTGATCCTAGGATAGAGTCAAAGGTCGCCGTAGCAGGTCCAAGCGTTAGCTTGGCGATGGGGCTTAGTTTTTATTTTATGTATAGCTTGCTAGAATTCGTTTCACTCGGTATTGTGAGGACCTCTGTTGGAATGCTTGCCTTCTACAACCTCATATTATGTGGATTTAATCTTCTGCCTGCGTTCCCGATGGATGGGGGGCGCCTGCTACGCTCTTGGTTAGCCAAGAGAATGTCCTACTTAGATGCAACGAATAAAGCGGTATCTGTCGGAAAAACCTTCGCACTTATCATGGGCACGTTCGGTCTTTTTTATGGTGGCTTTTGGTTTATTTTAATAGCCTTCTTCGTCTATATCGGTGCCTCAGAGGAGAAGAAAGCTACAGAGGTTACAGTGGCATTAAGAGGAGTCAAAGTTCGGGATATAATGACCTCAGACGTAAAAGCAGTCAAACCAGACATGTTGGTCAGCGAGCTTGTTGATTTGATGTTCAAGGAAAAACATATGGGATACCCTGTCGTAGATGATAACGTAATCGGGATCGTTACATTTAACGACATTCGGCAAATTCCGTCAGACAAACGAGACTCTATATATGTGGCCAATATAATGACTCGTGAAGTAATTTCTGTCCAACCAGACGATGATGCGATCACGGCTCTAAAACTGCTATCAAAACATGACATTGGTAGGTTGATAGTTATGGAAGAAGGTGCTATGGTCGGGATCGTGTCTAGGGCTGACTTGGTGAGGTCCTTGGAACTCTTGGGTCAAATGAGACTATGA
- a CDS encoding DUF655 domain-containing protein — MMQKEGKEDYIWILDYLQYGHPDDPRPVYQKKPIVHGVGEIRFVLLELIPKEGVVPEVHKRVYIGEGDRDEIDHVKRRLKYDELTHGAKIELPYVLEEIVKLDEGRFIDFFNDAEPLTTRLHQLELLPGIGKKLMWGIINERKKGDFKSFEDLTKRVQGLHRPDKLIVNRIEEELRDEHTKYRIFVR; from the coding sequence ATGATGCAGAAGGAGGGTAAGGAGGATTACATATGGATTCTAGACTATTTACAATATGGTCATCCAGATGATCCTCGGCCCGTATATCAGAAAAAGCCCATAGTCCATGGCGTGGGTGAGATTCGTTTCGTGCTGCTGGAATTGATCCCGAAAGAGGGAGTAGTGCCAGAGGTCCATAAAAGAGTCTACATAGGAGAGGGCGACAGAGATGAAATCGACCATGTGAAGCGTCGCTTAAAATATGACGAGTTGACCCATGGCGCTAAGATAGAGCTCCCCTATGTCCTTGAGGAGATAGTCAAGCTGGACGAGGGCAGATTTATCGACTTTTTCAATGATGCAGAGCCGTTGACAACAAGATTGCACCAACTGGAGTTGCTGCCCGGCATAGGGAAAAAATTGATGTGGGGCATCATTAACGAGCGGAAAAAAGGCGATTTTAAAAGCTTTGAGGATCTAACAAAAAGGGTCCAAGGCCTTCACCGTCCAGATAAGCTCATCGTCAACAGAATCGAGGAAGAGCTAAGGGATGAGCATACAAAATATCGAATTTTCGTGAGGTAA
- a CDS encoding TraB/GumN family protein encodes MNPDIIIIGTAHVSDKSIEEVRSTIDREKPNVVAVELCPRRYKALKGEIQTEPSIKDILHGGYLLLVQWLLAWIQNKIASEKGVEPGAEMISAIEAAEKTGASLALIDRDIGITLRRFWSRMTFFERIRMFFALISASLGEREEIDMETITEEDVVAQLVSELRSFSPSAAKVLVDERDAYIAGNLLNAARGGKVVAVIGAGHRKGVEKFLTHPELIPPSEELVHIPKKLNVMKFLGVLVMLTILMTFVLLVMSVPLEKLLVVLGYWFIINGTLSGLGALLAGAHPLSIATAFGIAWLTSLHPFLAAGWFAGLAEAYVRKPTGNDFKRMMDAETLDDLRKNRLFRVILVAAFANIGSTIGTFVGIYVVLHMTGIDPRLILEHALSMIMG; translated from the coding sequence ATGAATCCAGATATCATCATCATCGGAACTGCGCATGTCTCTGATAAAAGCATCGAGGAAGTGCGATCAACCATCGATCGAGAAAAACCAAATGTTGTTGCTGTGGAATTATGTCCTAGGAGATATAAAGCGCTTAAAGGCGAAATACAAACGGAGCCGTCGATAAAAGATATTTTGCATGGAGGATACCTCCTGCTAGTCCAATGGCTTCTTGCATGGATACAAAATAAGATCGCCTCTGAGAAAGGTGTGGAGCCAGGTGCAGAGATGATATCCGCGATAGAGGCCGCGGAGAAAACTGGCGCAAGCCTAGCTCTCATAGATCGGGATATAGGCATAACGCTACGACGATTTTGGAGCAGAATGACATTTTTTGAGAGAATACGGATGTTTTTTGCCCTGATAAGCGCATCTCTTGGGGAAAGAGAAGAGATCGATATGGAAACGATCACAGAGGAAGACGTAGTTGCTCAGCTAGTATCCGAGCTACGATCGTTCTCGCCTAGTGCGGCGAAGGTTCTCGTAGACGAGAGGGATGCATATATCGCTGGAAATCTTTTAAATGCGGCTAGGGGCGGTAAAGTAGTTGCAGTCATTGGTGCGGGTCATAGAAAAGGCGTAGAAAAATTTCTTACACATCCGGAGCTAATACCTCCGTCTGAAGAGCTGGTGCACATCCCCAAAAAACTAAACGTGATGAAATTCCTTGGTGTACTGGTGATGCTGACCATCCTAATGACGTTTGTGCTTTTGGTCATGTCAGTTCCATTAGAAAAATTGCTCGTCGTTCTGGGATATTGGTTTATAATAAACGGCACACTTAGCGGATTGGGAGCTCTTCTTGCGGGAGCTCATCCCCTATCCATAGCAACTGCATTTGGAATAGCGTGGCTGACATCACTACATCCTTTCTTGGCTGCCGGTTGGTTTGCTGGACTGGCTGAGGCATATGTGAGAAAGCCCACAGGTAATGATTTTAAGAGGATGATGGATGCTGAAACCCTTGATGATTTACGAAAAAATCGATTGTTTAGGGTTATACTGGTTGCAGCTTTCGCGAACATAGGGAGTACAATCGGAACTTTCGTGGGCATATACGTTGTTTTACATATGACAGGCATTGACCCAAGGCTTATCCTCGAACATGCACTTTCAATGATAATGGGATGA
- a CDS encoding tRNA(His) guanylyltransferase Thg1 family protein gives MEDREIYSNIRAVPPIAIRVDGRNFKKLLKNFKKPYDKKFIAAMADATETLMRESGLNPRFAYIFSDEINIFFLKIPFQGRIEKLDSIIPSFLASALSLTLKTTISFDAKVIPLSKRDVHKYLELRQAEAWRNHVNSYGYYALLEDGLSKRAAALNMKGMNSKEIHDMLFERGINLAKTPTWQRRGILICKEMYQKPGYDPKKHLRVLSRRSKVIQDWEIPLFSTEEGRKLIDELLTER, from the coding sequence ATGGAAGATAGAGAGATTTATTCAAATATTAGAGCTGTGCCTCCAATCGCCATCCGTGTAGATGGAAGAAACTTCAAGAAGTTGCTCAAAAACTTCAAAAAACCCTATGATAAAAAGTTTATAGCTGCAATGGCAGATGCCACTGAAACTCTCATGAGAGAGAGTGGGTTGAATCCAAGGTTTGCATATATATTTTCAGATGAGATTAATATATTCTTCCTAAAAATCCCTTTCCAGGGAAGAATTGAAAAATTGGATTCGATCATCCCTTCTTTCTTAGCAAGCGCATTATCTTTAACACTAAAAACAACGATTTCTTTTGATGCTAAGGTTATACCTCTTTCTAAGCGGGACGTTCACAAATATCTGGAACTACGCCAAGCGGAAGCATGGAGAAATCATGTCAACTCATATGGGTACTATGCGCTACTAGAGGATGGCTTATCCAAACGGGCTGCAGCGCTTAACATGAAAGGTATGAATTCGAAGGAGATACATGACATGTTGTTTGAAAGAGGCATCAACTTGGCTAAGACCCCCACATGGCAGAGGCGCGGTATCCTAATATGTAAAGAAATGTACCAAAAGCCCGGATATGACCCTAAAAAGCATCTAAGAGTGCTCTCCAGGAGAAGCAAAGTCATTCAAGATTGGGAAATACCGCTATTCAGTACGGAGGAGGGAAGGAAGCTCATTGATGAGTTGCTGACCGAGAGGTAA
- the albA gene encoding DNA-binding protein Alba, with product MSETKRSEDNVIYVGNKPIMNYVLAAVTQFNDGANEVAIKARGRAISRAVDTAEVVKNRFMADVQVKDIKIGTEKLEGEKGENINVSSIEIFLNRPS from the coding sequence ATGTCAGAAACAAAGAGGTCAGAAGATAACGTGATATATGTCGGAAACAAACCTATCATGAACTACGTATTGGCAGCGGTTACGCAGTTCAACGATGGTGCAAACGAAGTTGCCATCAAGGCCAGAGGTAGGGCCATCAGCAGAGCAGTGGATACCGCCGAGGTAGTAAAAAACCGATTTATGGCAGATGTCCAAGTAAAGGATATTAAAATCGGGACTGAGAAGTTAGAGGGGGAAAAAGGCGAGAATATCAACGTTTCCTCTATCGAAATCTTCCTAAATAGGCCTTCCTAA
- a CDS encoding adenylosuccinate synthetase: MGSTIIVGGFFGDEGKGKIVAHLALKDKPSIIARGGVGPNAGHTVEEGKQKHGIRMVPSGFIYGDARLLIGAGVLIDSHVLEREIKEFRVQDRIGIDSRCTLIEEKHILEDRQNKRLASEIGSTGTGCGPANKDRVMRCARQAKEVEELKAYITDVPLEINDALDAGQRVIIEGTQGFGISLFYGTYPYVTSKDTTASQIAADVGIGPTRVDDVIIVFKAFPTRVGEGPFPTEVSPEEAKRMGIVEYGTVTGRQRRIGMWDGHMAKYSARVNGATQVALTGLDKLDPSCHGVTDYDSLSDTIKEFVSNAEQDVGVPITILSTGPNISQTIDLRS; encoded by the coding sequence ATGGGGTCTACTATAATAGTCGGCGGATTTTTTGGTGATGAGGGGAAAGGTAAGATCGTGGCACATCTTGCCCTAAAAGATAAGCCATCCATAATAGCAAGAGGTGGCGTCGGCCCCAATGCTGGGCATACCGTCGAAGAAGGCAAGCAAAAGCATGGCATTAGAATGGTGCCCTCGGGATTTATCTATGGAGATGCTAGGCTTCTAATTGGAGCTGGTGTTTTGATCGACTCCCATGTCTTAGAGCGCGAAATAAAAGAGTTTAGAGTTCAGGATAGAATTGGCATCGATAGTAGGTGCACTCTCATCGAGGAAAAGCACATCCTAGAAGATAGGCAAAATAAACGGTTGGCAAGTGAGATAGGAAGCACAGGCACTGGATGTGGGCCAGCCAATAAGGATAGGGTTATGAGATGCGCACGGCAAGCAAAAGAAGTCGAGGAGTTAAAGGCCTATATTACGGATGTTCCACTGGAGATCAACGATGCCCTTGATGCAGGCCAAAGGGTAATTATAGAAGGAACGCAAGGATTTGGTATATCGCTATTCTATGGTACATATCCCTACGTAACATCAAAGGATACAACGGCATCCCAGATCGCAGCTGATGTCGGGATAGGCCCAACCCGGGTAGATGATGTAATAATCGTTTTTAAGGCATTTCCAACGCGGGTTGGTGAAGGACCTTTTCCAACTGAGGTGAGTCCAGAGGAGGCTAAGCGTATGGGCATTGTGGAATACGGCACCGTGACTGGCAGACAAAGACGCATAGGTATGTGGGACGGCCATATGGCAAAATATTCAGCTAGGGTCAATGGGGCGACACAAGTCGCTCTAACGGGTTTAGACAAACTCGATCCATCTTGTCATGGCGTTACAGACTATGATAGCCTTAGCGATACCATAAAAGAGTTCGTGAGTAATGCAGAACAGGATGTCGGAGTACCAATCACGATACTCTCAACTGGCCCCAATATATCCCAGACCATTGACTTACGCTCATGA
- a CDS encoding 50S ribosomal protein L21e: MPGSRRKTRYKLKKDIKERGMSPITRAIQKFEIGQKVHITIDPSIHRGAPHPSFHGKTAEVTGRRGRAYLVEVMDGNRLKELIIRPSHLKPQR; this comes from the coding sequence ATGCCAGGCTCAAGAAGAAAAACGAGATATAAGCTTAAAAAAGATATAAAAGAGAGGGGGATGTCGCCCATAACTAGGGCTATTCAGAAATTTGAGATAGGGCAAAAAGTTCACATCACCATAGACCCTAGCATTCATAGGGGTGCCCCTCACCCTTCATTTCATGGTAAAACCGCTGAGGTGACAGGACGAAGGGGTAGAGCATACCTAGTGGAAGTGATGGATGGAAATAGGCTCAAAGAGCTGATCATTCGTCCTTCTCATCTCAAGCCCCAAAGGTGA